From one Stigmatopora nigra isolate UIUO_SnigA chromosome 8, RoL_Snig_1.1, whole genome shotgun sequence genomic stretch:
- the LOC144200097 gene encoding uncharacterized protein LOC144200097 isoform X1, producing the protein MSITKNLGQHGDEWEFSEKEIREYAEDIGIDPDKEPLLMVLAKAMVIELPTGWVRKYEGGKTFYYNSQLDTHTLEHPCKAKHSQLVVKEREHVQHAAVDVKNQKKLKEKQEEEKRTKETLVTQELRECETDPLEDLPKVISGDHCSYLPQQQLSGEVLSPDLLVGYFDEEDRRLFDNKKIEAAKIHLEKAAAINGLQILEEQPDEELEFSEYGIREYAKDMGIDPEKEPELMWIAKESLCARLPTHWVPCKDGTGHVFYYDINSATTSWEHPCDVQYRMKVAQERERLQQALEADVKANMDNSDLRATDGDSTEEVLQEKTGKTQTHSEDHSFETPQQQPHMESIISDNCASHDNQLENDGKEKFDSESTKSNVVSAASVCPGEPRDEKLNFSEEEIKQYAREIGIDPENEPELMWLAKQAIMANLPPGWLEREDESGNIYYHNCQLDTCIWEHPSKLHYAKMVIKERRRIRRKSVDGTSTVKKSKKKVKEKQEEKERRKRTKKKSSRSFHSDSAEEVSNPMTELQQQQLFGELSDNQISAADFEKEGQQEAKCEKAVFGMRLVEENPILPTRPEEEAGEKEQFRSENDQGDQRPRNGEREKKKEVGLDKNDDTEAVLRKEDTKMHVFQMEMKRGEEGEKWQLKCETEKMYPPQKDSWKEVFTCLTGESETIRHFHEKHHKGEEEEDMKLLKKESLLRLHCYQEQLKREEQEEMERLRLEKEMRQRYHEEQMRAEELEAERLMREKITRTQLYELQLKREEEDEKERLRREMELRTARHRQELSVEEEKEVQKLKKEREDRTHQWHEELTKQEIEAEKQMQRLKEEKELKKRIVLEALKQEEEEEIEQLKKEKERKMQLLKREEAREVDSFKREKEMRTSLRLEENKNEEEEAVDKFKQDMETRMHLFQKKMIQEEEEEIERLKKEKSRKIHYHQEQLKKEEEEQLDELKAEKEIRMSQYGKTQRSDMEDSLGMLEREETSSKLEDGERTLSIEELVGVEEMLMGKERRMTLQSEGMRANEDEEIERLEDEESRIFLCFEEEDNSMKTEDTISLGGQNELGRDEAAGVEERGGEDSRTRMEMWHCKEKMVREQEDQERKMMESKMCSVLEELMKEENDELNRLKTKTQLRINQLQEKLRTQEDEAMERFKNDLETRLRDHRERMTKEEGEEIKQMITEKKIKIELYQEKLRKEEDEEAAQMKTEKEARIRHCREELTKMMETRMCQFLDELKKEEEEEAKRLKTETQMRIHLLQEKLTTQEEEAVERFKNDMDARICDLRERFTKEEAEQLEQMSTQNKVKMELHQAKLKKVEEEEEEAAQMKIEKEARIRRCKEELSKAEDKALEELKRKETRFQFELETNLRLCEESLKKKEEDEVTRLNTETEKKLRLRREKLKREEAAEVSQLKTAKEERVNLRRDELKVEEEETMKQLVEEKEFKTHLKREELSRVQEEEIERFQKDQEMRIRRCREEMRKEEDHEVEKLKEEEKRMKKDFEMRLCLRQQEIRSEEEDVLQRLKSAKERRVSLCMKELKKEEEEEKERLRNDFGVRIRRQRQETMREEEVEVEQFKAAKEGRVKDYSEKLRNEEDKEMEGLKREKEMRMRVCQEKLRREEEVAVKRLETETNCRIQLCIQEVRRKEAEAVEQMNKEEMRLKTEKDKRMWLFQKELRKEEEEETDNFKRQKENRIRIYQEEMKKGEEVAVGRRDEGARVHLCQEEGNEEHILREKEDRMSQQRDELKCEDDEVWLKRKRVKNMRVQQEKLRRECEENEEALKNEDEARLYLQQETGKESRTYTVLQKEDVKEFQETDPTDIENQSIEEEERLREEKLMQFCKDELMRKDDGNTDIFKKETKAQLLQETPKREDLTEQLQRESGDKSGLFQESQQSEEDGLESERTYIQQEKRFLEEGESVSLVENALLHQGDQREDRTKEILKPENQEPSHLGQDKWVTKEKEDGEEVKRDRDKRIHLQLEEMKREEEEEMEGLKKEKEQRTHHRQEELSRQENEEVQQMKKEKEMRILKRQEELRGEEEEKTQLLKQGKERRTRLCQEQLKREEEDEVARLRLEKEKRTRLLREKLLREEEEEKLNREKERRLRLRQIELKREEEKERLKKEKEKRMRLRQEEVSKKEEEEEAERLKREKEQRMLSHQEHLKRDEEREAERLKTEKDKRMRLLLEDLKREEEEERLQKEKQKRMRLSLEEFRREEEEEMARLKREKEKRMRLCQERLRREEEEELEKLKKKKEKRMHLRQEELRRKEEEELEQLRNKNSELFQLDLRSEQQHPDMFANKKEKEMHLQNVDVRGEEKEKTMKSDYKDILKLKFLRQCLLTKKKEKEALLTPSQNEELTESVLKESEEEPITIGPEHEAMLQSLCGPVEERPQNAEISGEPTPKRQYFEHLETESEGELKEENSINEDCSIKNVNFFKPELGDVNIPDLTETVFSENSDLMEPAIPTTWEK; encoded by the exons ATGAGTATCACAAAGAATTTGGGACAGCATGGCGATGAGTGGGAGTTTTCGGAAAAAG AGATCAGGGAGTATGCGGAGGACATCGGCATTGATCCAGATAAAGAACCACTCCTTATGGTACTTGCCAAGGCAATGGTTATTGAACTACCTACAGGTTGGGTGCG AAAATATGAAGGGGGGAAAACTTTCTATTACAACTCCCAAttagacacacacactttgGAACATCCCTGCAAAGCGAAGCACTCTCAGTTGGTGGTTAAAGAGCGTGAGCACGTCCAGCATGCTGCAGTTGATGTGAAGAACCAGAAAAAGTTGAAAGAGAAACAGGAGGAAGAGAAAAGGACGAAGGAAACGCTCGTAACACAA GAACTAAGAGAGTGTGAAACAGATCCATTAGAAGATCTTCCAAAGGTCATTTCTGGAGACCACTGTAGTTATTTGCCACAGCAACAG CTTTCTGGAGAAGTCCTCAGTCCTGATCTTCTTGTGGGATATTTTGATGAAGAGGACCGTAGATTGTTCGACAATAAGAAGATTGAAGCAGCTAAAat TCACTTGGAGAAAGCAGCAGCTATAAATGGCCTTCAAATACTCGAGGAACAGCCTGATGAAGAATTGGAGTTCTCTGAATATG GAATTAGGGAATATGCAAAGGACATGGGTATTGATCCAGAGAAAGAGCCTGAGCTCATGTGGATTGCCAAGGAGTCCTTGTGTGCCCGCCTTCCAACACATTGGGTTCCTTG CAAAGATGGAACTGGTCATGTTTTCTATTACGACATTAATTCAGCTACTACCTCCTGGGAACATCCATGTGATGTGCAGTACCGCATGAAGGTGGCTCAAGAACGAGAGCGCCTACAGCAAGCTTTGGAGGCAGACGTCAAAGCGAACATGGACAACAGT GATTTGAGAGCCACTGATGGTGATTCAACAGAAGAGGTTCTCCAAGAAAAGACTGGGAAGACGCAGACCCATTCTGAGGATCACAGCTTTGAAACACCACAGCAACAG CCACACATGGAGTCCATTATATCTGACAATTGTGCTTCTCACGACAATCAACTGGAGAATGATGGCAAAGAAAAATTTGACAGTGAATCTACAAAGAG CAATGTCGTGTCTGCAGCAAGCGTATGCCCTGGAGAGCCAAGGGATGAAAAACTTAATTTTTCTGAAGAAG agattaaacagtacgcACGGGAAATAGGCATAGATCCAGAGAATGAGCCTGAGCTTATGTGGCTTGCAAAGCAGGCCATAATGGCAAACTTGCCTCCAGGATGGTTAGAGAG AGAGGATGAGAGTGGAAATATTTATTATCACAACTGCCAATTAGATACATGCATTTGGGAGCATCCCTCAAAACTGCATTATGCTAAGATGGTCATTAAGGAGCGTCGGCGTATTCGACGTAAGTCTGTTGATGGGACTTCTACAGTGaagaaaagtaagaaaaaagtcaaagaaaaacagGAAGAAAAGGAGAGGAGGAAACGAACAAAG AAAAAGAGTTCACGCAGTTTTCATTCAGATTCAGCAGAAGAGGTTAGCAACCCCATGACTGAATTACAGCAGCAACAG ctGTTTGGGGAGCTGTCGGACAATCAGATTTCAGCAGCAGATTTTGAAAAAGAAGGGCAACAAGAGGCAAAATGTGAAAAGGCTGTTTTTGGCATGAG GTTGGTGGAAGAAAATCCAATCCTTCCAACCAGACCAGAAGAGGAAGCTGGAGAAAAGGAGCAGTTCAGGAGTGAAAATGACCAAGGTGACCAGAGACCAagaaatggagagagagagaagaagaaagaggTTGGCTTGGATAAGAACGATGACACAGAAGCCGTACTAAGGAAGGAGGAtaccaaaatgcatgttttccaAATGGAGATgaagaggggggaagagggggAAAAGTGGCAGTTGAAATGTGAGACAGAGAAAATGTATCCCCCTCAGAAAGACTCCTGGAAAGAAGTGTTTACGTGTTTGACTGGGGAATCGGAGACAATAAGACATTTCCACGAGAAACACCATAaaggagaagaggaagaagatatGAAGCTGTTGAAGAAGGAGAGTCTATTAAGGTTGCATTGCTACCAAGAGCAGCTGAAGAGGGAGGAACAGGAGGAGATGGAAAGACTGCGGCTGGAGAAAGAGATGAGACAACGTTACCATGAAGAACAAATGAGAGCCGAGGAGTTGGAGGCAGAACGCTTAATGAGGGAAAAAATAACCAGAACACAGCTCTATGAGTTGCAGTTGAAgagggaggaagaggatgagaaGGAACGCTTGAGGAGGGAGATGGAATTGAGGACAGCTCGTCATAGACAGGAATTGAGTGtggaagaagagaaagaagtTCAAAAGTTGAAAAAGGAAAGGGAGGACAGGACACATCAGTGGCATGAGGAGCTAACGAAACAGGAGATAGAGGCAGAAAAGCAAATGCAAAGAttgaaagaggagaaagagcTCAAAAAACGCATTGTCCTGGAGGCACTgaagcaagaggaagaggaggaaattGAAcagttgaaaaaagaaaaggaaagaaaaatgcaGCTCCTGAAAAGAGAAGAAGCGAGAGAAGTGGACAGTttcaagagagagaaagagatgagGACAAGCCTACGtttggaggaaaataaaaatgaggaggaagaggcagTAGATAAGTTCAAACAGGACATGGAGACCAGAATGCATCTctttcagaaaaagatgatacaagaggaagaggaagagataGAACGATTGAAGAAAGAGAAGTCAAGGAAAATACATTATCACCAGGAGCAGTTgaagaaagaggaagaggaacaactGGATGAATTGAAGGCAGAGAAAGAAATTAGAATGAGCCAGTATGGGAAAACGCAGAGGAGCGATATGGAGGATAGCCTTGGGATGTTGGAGAGGGAAGAGACCAGTTCAAAATTGGAGGATGGGGAAAGAACTCTTTCTATAGAGGAACTGGTGGGAGTAGAAGAAATGCTGATGGGCAAGGAAAGGAGAATGACTCTCCAATCAGAGGGGATGAGAGCAAATGAGGATGAAGAGATAGAGAGATTGGAAGATGAGGAGTCTAGAATTTTTCTCTGCTTTGAGGAAGAGGATAACAGCATGAAGACAGAGGACACCATATCTCTGGGTGGCCAAAATGAGTTGGGAAGAGATGAGGCAGCGGGAGTTGAGGAACGAGGAGGAGAGGACTCGAGAACCAGGATGGAAATGTGGCACTGCAAGGAAAAGATGGTAAGAGAACAAGAGGATCAGGAAAGGAAAATGATGGAATCCAAAATGTGCTCCGTTTTGGAAGAACTGATGAAAGAGGAGAATGATGAGTTGAACCGGTTGAAGACCAAAACACAATTGAGAATTAATCAACTGCAAGAGAAGTTGAGGACACAAGAAGACGAGGCCATGGAACGCTTCAAGAATGATCTGGAAACACGGCTGCGTGACCATCGGGAAAGGATGACAAAAGAGGAAGGGGAAGAGATAAAACAGATGATTACTGAAAAGAAGATTAAAATCGAACTTTACCAGGAGAAGTTAAGaaaggaggaagatgaagaggcAGCGCAGATGAAGACAGAAAAAGAGGCTAGAATTCGACACTGTAGGGAGGAGTTGACAAAAATGATGGAAACTAGAATGTGCCAATTCTTGGATGAAttgaaaaaagaagaggaagaggaagccaAGCGGTTGAAGACTGAAACTCAAATGAGAATTCATCTACTGCAAGAGAAACTGACTACACAGGAAGAAGAGGCGGTAGAACGCTTTAAGAATGACATGGATGCGCGAATATGTGACCTGCGGGAGAGGTTTACCAAAGAGGAAGCGGAACAGCTTGAACAGATGAGTACCCAAAACAAGGTCAAAATGGAACTACACCAGGCGAAGTTAAAAAAggtggaagaggaagaggaagaggcgGCACAGATGAAGATAGAAAAAGAGGCTAGGATTCGTCGCTGTAAGGAGGAGTTGTCCAAGGCTGAAGATAAAGCATTGGAAGAGTTGAAGAGAAAGGAGACCAGATTTCAGTTCGAGTTGGAAACAAACTTGCGCCTTTGCGAAGAGAGcctgaagaagaaagaagaagatgaGGTAACCAGGCTGAACACGGAGACGGAAAAGAAGCTACGCCTTCGTCGGGAGAAGCTGAAAAGAGAGGAGGCGGCGGAGGTGAGCCAGTTGAAGACGGCTAAGGAGGAGAGAGTCAATCTACGTAGGGATGAGTTGAAGGTAGAGGAAGAGGAGACCATGAAACAGTTGGTGGAAGAAAAGGAATTCAAAACGCATCTCAAACGGGAGGAGCTGAGTCGAGTTCAAGAAGAGGAGATTGAACGTTTCCAAAAAGATCAAGAAATGAGAATCCGTCGTTGCCGCGAAGAGATGCGCAAGGAGGAAGACCACGAGGTGGAGAAgttgaaggaggaggagaagagaaTGAAGAAAGATTTTGAGATGAGATTGTGTCTTCGTCAGCAGGAGATAAGGTCCGAGGAAGAGGATGTCTTGCAGCGTTTGAAGAGCGCAAAGGAAAGGAGAGTGAGTCTGTGTATGAAAGAGctgaaaaaagaggaagaggaggagaaagagcgTTTGAGGAATGACTTTGGGGTAAGAATTCGGCGTCAGCGGCAGGAAACCATGAGGGAGGAAGAAGTGGAGGTGGAGCAATTTAAGGCAGCGAAAGAGGGAAGGGTGAAAGACTACTCGGAGAAACTGCGCAATGAGGAAGATAAGGAGATGGAGGGTTTGAAGAGGGAAAAAGAAATGAGGATGCGCGTCTGTCAAGAGAAATTGAGAAGAGAGGAGGAAGTTGCGGTCAAGCGTCTGGAGACGGAAACAAATTGTAGAATACAGCTCTGCATTCAAGAGGTGAGGAGAAAAGAAGCAGAGGCCGTGGAGCAGATGAATAAGGAGGAGATGCGATTAAAGACAGAGAAGGACAAGAGAATGTGGCTTTTCCAGAAGGAGCTTagaaaagaggaggaagaggagactGATAATTTCAAGAGGCAAAAGGAGAACAGAATCCGGATTTATCAGGAAGAAATGAAGAAAGGAGAAGAGGTGGCTGTGGGACGTAGAGATGAGGGCGCTAGAGTGCATCTCTGCCAGGAGGAGGGCAATGAGGAACATATTTTGAGAGAGAAGGAGGACAGAATGTCTCAACAGAGGGATGAGTTGAAGTGTGAGGATGATGAGGTCTGGTTGAAAAGGAAGAGAGTGAAGAATATGCGAGTGCAACAGGAAAAACTGAGGAGGGAGTGCGAAGAAAATGAGGAGGCGTTGAAGAACGAGGACGAGGCCAGATTGTACCTTCAACAGGAAACAGGGAAGGAATCCAGAACTTACACAGTACTACAGAAGGAAGATGTCAAAGAGTTCCAGGAAACTGACCCAACAGACATAGAAAATCAGTCCATTGAAGAGGAGGAGCGATTGAGGGAGGAAAAGTTAATGCAGTTTTGCAAAGATGAGTTGATGCGAAAAGATGACGGAAACACTGATATTTTTAAGAAAGAGACCAAAGCACAACTGCTTCAGGAGACGCCCAAAAGAGAGGACTTGACGGAGCAACTTCAGAGAGAGAGTGGAGATAAAAGTGGTCTTTTTCAGGAGAGCCAACAGTCGGAAGAAGATGGATTGGAAAGTGAGAGGACTTATATCCAGCAGGAGAAGAGGTTTTTAGAGGAGGGAGAAAGTGTATCTTTGGTGGAGAATGCATTGCTACATCAGGGGGACCAGAGGGAGGACAGGACCAAGGAGATTTTGAAACCAGAGAACCAGGAGCCCTCACATCTTGGTCAGGACAAATGGGTAACAAAGGAAAAGGAAGATGGCGAGGAAGTGAAGAGGGACCGAGATAAGAGAATTCACCTTCAACTGGAGGAAAtgaagagagaagaagaagaggagatggaaggactgaagaaggaaaaagaGCAAAGAACACATCATCGGCAGGAGGAACTGAGCAGGCAAGAAAACGAGGAGGTTCAGCAGatgaagaaagaaaaggaaatgagGATTCTTAAACGTCAGGAGGAGCTGAGAGGTGAGGAAGAAGAGAAGACGCAACTTTTAAAACAGGGGAAGGAGCGAAGAACACGTCTGTGCCAGGAACAATTGAAaagagaggaggaggacgaggtggCACGATTGAGGTTGGAAAAGGAGAAGAGGACACGTCTTCTCCGTGAAAAGTTGTTgcgagaagaggaggaggagaagttGAATagggagaaggagaggaggttACGTCTGCGGCAGATTGAGTTGAAAAGGGAAGAAGAGAAGGAGAGGctgaagaaggagaaggagaagcgTATGCGTCTTCGCCAGGAAGAGGTGAgcaagaaggaggaggaggaagaggcggAGAGATTGAAAAGGGAAAAGGAGCAGAGGATGCTTTCACACCAGGAGCATTTGAAGAGAGATGAAGAAAGAGAAGCCGAAAGGTTGAAAACGGAAAAGGATAAAAGGATGCGTCTTCTCCTGGAGGATCTCAagagagaggaggaggaagagcgtTTACAAAAGGAGAAGCAAAAGAGGATGAGGCTCTCTCTGGAGGAATTTAggagagaggaagaggaggaaatgGCCAGGTTAAAGAGGGAAAAAGAGAAACGAATGCGTCTGTGTCAGGAGAGGTTAAGacgagaggaggaggaggagctagaGAAGttgaaaaagaagaaggaaaagcGAATGCATCTTCGCCAGGAGGAGCtcaggagaaaagaggaggaagagtTGGAGCAGTTGAGGAATAAAAATTCAGAGCTCTTTCAATTAGACCTCCGCAGTGAGCAACAACATCCGGATATGTTTGCTaataagaaagaaaaggaaatgcaccttcaaaatgttgatgttaggggagaagagaaagagaagacTATGAAGAGTGATTACAAGGACATACTGAAACTTAA GTTTTTGCGGCAGTGTCTCCTGACTAAGAAGAAGGAAAAGGAAGCCTTATTGACTCCTAGTCAGAATGAGGAGTTGACAGAATCTGTCCTGAAGGAGAGTGAAGAGGAGCCAATTACAATTGG GCCAGAACATGAAGCCATGTTGCAGTCACTTTGCGGTCCAGTGGAAGAAAG GCCTCAAAATGCAGAGATTTCTGGTGAACCCACACCAAAGAGGCAGTACTTTGAACATCTCGAGACAGAATCTGAAGGCGAGTTGAAAGAAGAGAACAGCATAAATGAGGACTGCAGcatcaaaaatgtcaatttcttcAAACCAGAG CTCGGAGACGTGAATATTCCCGATTTGACTGAGACAGTCTTCAGTGAGAATTCTGATCTGATGGAACCG gcCATCCCGACCACTTGGGAAAAGTAG